A region of Stigmatopora nigra isolate UIUO_SnigA chromosome 6, RoL_Snig_1.1, whole genome shotgun sequence DNA encodes the following proteins:
- the LOC144197904 gene encoding stromal interaction molecule 2-like — protein MLSIFTFLFLLLPASLLVTLISASELQGGSFPGGGTGFNPGDPCMVVSPPCVSEADRYSLEALQSIHQMMDDDKDGGIEVEESVEFIIEDMKQQQTNKHSHLHREDQHITVEELWKGWKSSEVHNWTQDDVIRWLREFVELPQYERNFKDFKVNGNTLPRIAANEPSFLSGHLRVQDQRDKQKLNIKALDVVLFGPPTRPPHNYMKDLLLLVSVVMGVGGCWFAQAQNKTSKIHITKMMKDLESLQRAEQSLQDMQEQLERAQEEKRNVAEEKQNLEEKMRDEIMGAQEEAHRLQELRQGAVSELSRLRYAEEELVQIRGALRQAEKDMHATCTASEVLQQWLQLTHEVEVQYYNIKKHSAELQLAIAKEEAEKIKKKRSSVFGTLHVAHSSSLDQVDHKILEAKNALSEVTACLRERLHRWQQIERICGFPIIRNPGLTNLTTLLYSDSLNVGFPRVHQPSWSCHSSVHGSIEDLLEESTTTILSQIPGTPLKNSPRTRTSTKLRTRRHGVTQPPTTLISADPDLLIPMRSPYSCFDEDNGVFRKTIKKQDSQERFSDSDYSTSPPHNKMYRCSSTESSHRKLYTDETEPLQGSLVDTSFRKRSSDKIDVSSDFLVRKELEGEFPPKKIDREIIEDITDNLSTSTPKDRCDFPLEVRKAVWDEEVSECAHKKLSRGMMGASMDSASRKMLESSEFPFDLVARRYSRESMGMSLDGSSRQIDFSVRGVPKDKMVDQPTIPSRKISKEGFFADLVSKKPAPIEETDHVHHRSSSEKLEFNSEPSINRGLHKEECEVFLGKITPLMLRDEQASQTPFVRVESPLETRHPHVRMLESDDSESKSVQGEPRQPDLTVTSQVPWESSADHFAVGPLSQLVYDGILEKSCNSVASPTTFSVSTPNLPQCFNRLLSESEPVAVLTKRTLPSSSEAQEDRNRDKEKSKKSLKLKNLFKKKSESTAEKIQSGLHKL, from the exons ATGCTttccattttcacatttttgttccTTCTTTTACCTGCCTCTCTTTTGGTCACTTTGATCAGTGCTAGTGAGCTGCAGGGGGGCAGCTTCCCCGGTGGGGGGACAGGTTTCAATCCAGGGG ACCCATGTATGGTGGTGTCACCGCCATGTGTAAGCGAGGCTGATCGTTACAGTTTGGAGGCTCTGCAGAGCATCCATCAGATGATGGATGACGACAAAGACGGAGGGATTGAGGTGGAGGAAAGTGTAGAG TTTATTATTGAAGACATGAAGCAGCAACAGACCAACAAGCACAGCCATTTGCACCGTGAAGATCAGCACATTACAGTAGAGGAGCTTTGGAAAGGCTGGAAGTCATCAGAAG TTCATAATTGGACCCAAGACGATGTTATACGCTGGCTCCGGGAGTTTGTGGAGTTGCCACAGTATGAGAGGAACTTTAAAGACTTCAAAGTCAACGGAAACACACTCCCAAG GATTGCAGCCAATGAGCCTTCTTTCCTGAGCGGCCACCTGAGAGTTCAGGATCAGAGGGACAAGCAAAAACTCAATATTAAAGCTCTTGATGTAGTGTTGTTTGGACCACCAACAC gcCCTCCTCACAATTACATGAAAGACCTACTGCTACTTGTATCCGTGGTGATGGGTGTTGGGGGCTGTTGGTTCGCTCAGGCCCAAAACAAAACCAGTAAAATCCATATTACTAAAATGATGAAGGATTTGGAAAGTCTGCAGCGGGCTGAACAAAGCCTTCAAGACATGCAAGAACA ACTGGAACGAGCTCAGGAGGAGAAACGAAATGTGGCAGAGGAGAAACAGAATTTGGAGGAAAAGATGCGAGATGAGATCATGGGGGCACAGGAGGAGGCCCACCGTCTGCAAGAGCTGAGACAGGGAGCTGTTAGTGAACTCAGCCGCCTCCGATATGCAGAAGAAGAACTTGTGCAA ATCCGTGGGGCATTGAGACAGGCAGAAAAGGACATGCATGCAACTTGTACTGCCTCAGAGGTTCTCCAGCAATGGCTCCAGTTGACACATGAAGTTGAGGTTCAGTACTACAACATCAAGAAACACAGTGCTGAATTACAGCTGGCCATTGCCAAAGAAGAG GCAGAAAAGATCAAGAAGAAAAGAAGCTCAGTATTTGGGACTCTGCATGTTGCTCACAGTTCATCTTTGGATCAAGTTGACCATAAGATTCTAGAGGCAAA GAATGCCTTGTCAGAGGTAACAGCATGCCTGAGGGAGCGTCTGCATCGGTGGCAACAGATTGAGCGCATCTGTGGCTTCCCCATCATCAGAAATCCTGGTCTTACAAATCTCACCACTCTGCTCTACTCGGACTCACTTAATGTGGGATTCCCCCGAGTTCATCAGCCATCATGGTCATGCCACAGCTCAGTTCATGGGTCAATTGAAGACCTGTTGGAAGAGTCTACCACAACCATTCTATCGCAAATTCCAG GGACACCACTTAAGAACTCTCCTCGAACCCGGACTTCTACTAAGCTGAGGACACGTCGTCATGGTGTTACACAACCACCAACCACTCTTATTTCAGCAGATCCTGACCTTCTCATCCCAATGAGAAGTCCTTATTCTTGTTTTGATGAGGATAATGGCGTCTTTCGTAAAACTATAAAGAAACA AGACTCCCAGGAACGGTTTTCAGATTCTGATTATTCAACCTCACCACCTCATAACAAGATGTATCGTTGTTCGTCTACTGAAAGCTCCCACAGAAAGCTGTACACTGATGAAACAGAACCACTACAGGGCTCTTTAGTTGATACATCATTCAGAAAGAGATCCAGTGATAAGATTGACGTTTCATCCGATTTTCTAGTTAGAAAGGAATTAGAGGGAGAATTTCCACCTAAGAAAATTGACCGAGAAATAATAGAGGACATTACAGATAATCTATCTACGAGTACACCAAAAGATCGCTGTGATTTTCCACTTGAAGTCAGAAAGGCTGTTTGGGATGAAGAAGTATCAGAATGTGCACATAAGAAGTTATCGAGAGGTATGATGGGGGCTTCTATGGACAGTGCTTCAAGAAAAATGCTAGAAAGTTCTGAGTTTCCATTTGACTTAGTCGCCAGAAGGTATTCCAGAGAATCAATGGGAATGTCTTTAGATGGAAGTTCAAGGCAAATAGATTTCTCCGTTAGGGGGGTTCCCAAAGACAAGATGGTTGATCAACCTACAATACCCTCAAGAAAAATCTCTAAAGAGGGTTTTTTTGCAGACTTGGTTTCCAAAAAGCCTGCACCCATAGAGGAAACAGATCATGTCCATCACAGGTCTTCCTCAGAAAAGCTAGAGTTCAACTCAGAACCATCAATAAATAGGGGCTTACATAAAGAAGAGTGTGAAGTATTTCTTGGGAAAATAACACCTCTAATGCTAAGAGATGAACAGGCTTCACAAACACCATTTGTGAGAGTTGAATCACCTCTGGAAACACGTCATCCACATGTAAGGATGTTAGAGTCTGATGATTCTGAATCCAAATCAGTGCAAGGTGAACCAAGGCAGCCAGACCTTACAGTGACTTCCCAAGTGCCATGGGAATCATCAGCAGATCATTTTGCTGTTGGTCCATTGAGCCAGCTTGTTTATGATGGAATCCTGGAGAAGTCCTGCAACTCAGTGGCCTCCCCAACCACCTTTTCTGTCTCAACTCCAAATCTTCCCCAATGCTTCAATAGGCTTCTGTCAGAGTCTGAGCCAGTTGCAGTCTTAACAAAGAGAACCCTTCCATCCTCCTCTGAAGCTCAAGAAGACAGAAACAGAGATAAAGAAAAAAGCAAGAAGTCATTGAAGTTAAAAAATCTTTTCAAGAAGAAGAGTGAGTCAACGGCAGAGAAGATACAGAGCGGACTTCACAAACTCTGA